Proteins from one Palaemon carinicauda isolate YSFRI2023 chromosome 44, ASM3689809v2, whole genome shotgun sequence genomic window:
- the LOC137634519 gene encoding serine-rich adhesin for platelets-like, whose protein sequence is MLSLFAMFCLALAASTVAQDSQTPRYNEFGSRDDQPDNSLPFGVSGNGDDWSSDNDFPSDSISGRSAAPESSKLVESTPKLDGNEENRSERSSDFGEESQTLISTDVTTSKSPSSTTAGTFPDFTDVSTDSSETTTVMDVTVYTNDTDSEIADDHDDHVTSLPENSPREDNAACSFTLSFVTSLFTFFVSILV, encoded by the coding sequence ATGCTGTCTCTATTCGCAATGTTCTGCCTGGCCCTTGCTGCCTCAACTGTAGCTCAAGATTCTCAAACCCCTCGATATAACGAATTTGGCAGCAGAGACGACCAACCAGACAATTCTTTACCATTTGGGGTCTCGGGAAATGGTGACGACTGGTCGTCAGATAATGACTTTCCAAGCGATTCGATCTCTGGCAGATCTGCTGCTCCAGAATCCAGTAAACTAGTAGAAAGTACCCCAAAACTGGACGGAAATGAGGAAAATCGCAGCGAGAGGAGCTCTGACTTTGGAGAGGAAAGCCAGACTCTTATCTCTACCGATGTAACTACAtcaaagtctccttcttccaccacTGCAGGGACTTTCCCAGACTTCACAGACGTCTCTACTGATTCTTCTGAGACTACCACCGTTATGGATGTCACTGTTTACACCAATGATACCGATTCTGAAATTGCTGATGACCATGACGATCATGTgacgtctctaccagagaactctcCACGCGAAGACAATGCTGCCTGTTCTTTTACCCTTTCATTTGTCACTAGTTTGTTTACTTTCTTTGTTTCCATATTGGTATAA